CGGGACTTCGGCGGCCAGCGGGACAACAGCAAGAATCGGATCAGGCATCTCTCGTCCAGTTGCAATAGCGGAGTCGGTGGGTGGCGGTCGTTACCGAAGAGTACGAGCGGACCGTCCGAACCCTACGTCACCGACACCTGTCGGGACCGCATTGGACACTCACCGCATCGCCCGAAATGAGGTTGCCCTGCATTGCGAAGGTAGTGCCACTGCGTGAGGATTGTCGGTGCGGGGCACGCCGACGCACCATCAGGCCTGCCCTCAGGGTTTCACAGGACAAGCGTACTGTTAGACTTACAACGAGGCGTTCGGCGCACCGCTCGGTCGCGTAGAAGGTCTCGCTTCAACCGTCGACACAGCCCCGTCGGCGGTGTGCCTCATAGACGAGTGGAGCTGAAGTGACCGCTAGTAATAACTCATTCGGTGCAAAGGGCACCCTCGAGGTCGGAAAGAACTCCTACGAGATCTTCCGACTGTCGGCCTTGCCCGGTGCCGAAAAGTTGCCATATGCACTGAAAGTCCTCGCGGAGAACCTCCTTCGCACCGAGGACGGTGCCAACATCACCGCCGACCATATCCGTTCGATCGCTTCGTGGGATCCGTCCGCGGACCCGAGCATCGAAATCCAGTTCACCCCAGCTCGTGTCATCATGCAGGACTTCACCGGCGTGCCATGCATCGTCGACCTGGCCACCATGCGCGAAGCCGTGACCACACTGGGCGGCGACCCGAGCAAGGTCAACCCGCTCTCTCCTGCCGACATGGTCATCGACCACTCGGTGATTCTCGACGTATTCGGCCGCGCCGACGCCCTCGAGCGCAACGTCGACCTCGAGTACGAGCGCAACGGCGAGCGCTACCAGTTCCTTCGCTGGGGACAGGGCGCATTCGACGACTTCAAGGTCGTTCCCCCCGGCATGGGTATCGTGCACCAGGTCAATATCGAGTACCTGGCACCGACCGTCATGACCCGCAACGGCCAGGCGTATCCCGATACCTGCGTCGGCACCGATTCACACACCACGATGGTCAACGGCCTGGGCGTGTTGGGTTGGGGCGTCGGCGGGATCGAAGCCGAGGCAGCAATGCTCGGCCAGCCCGTCTCGATGCTCATCCCCCGCGTCGTCGGCTTCAAGCTCTCCGGCGAGATTCAGCCCGGCGTGACCGCGACCGACGTCGTCCTCACCGCGACCGAAATGCTCCGTAAGCACGGCGTCGTCGGCAAGTTCGTGGAGTTCTACGGCAAGGGCGTCGCAGAAGTACCTCTGGCCAACCGAGCAACGCTGGGCAACATGAGCCCCGAGTTCGGCTCCACCGCGGCGATCTTCCCGATCGACGAAGAGACCATCAACTACCTGCGCCTGACCGGCCGCAGCGACGAGCAACTGGCGCTCGTCGAGGCGTACGCCAAGGAACAGGGCATGTGGCACGACCCGGAGAACGAGCCCGTCTACTCCGAGTACATCGAGCTCGACCTCAACACCGTCGTTCCGTCCATTGCCGGACCGAAGCGCCCGCAGGACCGAATCCTGTTGTCGGAGTCCAAGCCTGCGTTCCGCAGGGACATCCACAACTACGTCGATGAGAGCCACGCCGCACACGAAGGTGACAGCAAGCTCGACGAGGCACTCAACGAGTCCTTCCCGGCGAGCGACCCCGCTTCCCTGTCCTTCACCGAGGACGCAGCCGTCGCCGTCCAGTCCGCCGCATACGGCTCCGACGGTCGTCCGAGCAAGCCGATCACCGTCAAGTCCGAAGAGGGCGCCGAGTTCGTACTCGACCATGGCGCGGTCGTCGTCGCAGGCATCACCTCGTGCACCAACACCTCGAACCCGTCGGTCATGCTCGGCGCTGCACTGCTCGCACGCAACGCCGTCGACAAGGGCTTGACCACCAAGCCATGGGTCAAGACCAACATGGCGCCCGGCTCGCAGGTAGTCACCGACTACTACGAGAA
This region of Rhodococcus sp. PAMC28707 genomic DNA includes:
- the acnA gene encoding aconitate hydratase AcnA → MTASNNSFGAKGTLEVGKNSYEIFRLSALPGAEKLPYALKVLAENLLRTEDGANITADHIRSIASWDPSADPSIEIQFTPARVIMQDFTGVPCIVDLATMREAVTTLGGDPSKVNPLSPADMVIDHSVILDVFGRADALERNVDLEYERNGERYQFLRWGQGAFDDFKVVPPGMGIVHQVNIEYLAPTVMTRNGQAYPDTCVGTDSHTTMVNGLGVLGWGVGGIEAEAAMLGQPVSMLIPRVVGFKLSGEIQPGVTATDVVLTATEMLRKHGVVGKFVEFYGKGVAEVPLANRATLGNMSPEFGSTAAIFPIDEETINYLRLTGRSDEQLALVEAYAKEQGMWHDPENEPVYSEYIELDLNTVVPSIAGPKRPQDRILLSESKPAFRRDIHNYVDESHAAHEGDSKLDEALNESFPASDPASLSFTEDAAVAVQSAAYGSDGRPSKPITVKSEEGAEFVLDHGAVVVAGITSCTNTSNPSVMLGAALLARNAVDKGLTTKPWVKTNMAPGSQVVTDYYEKAGLWPYLEKLGYYLGGYGCTTCIGNTGPLAEPISKAINDNDLSVTAVLSGNRNFEGRISPDVKMNYLASPPLVIAYGLAGTMDFDFETDSLGNDHDGKPVYLKDIWPSAQEIDDTIKSSISQDMFRKSYKTIFDGDSRWQNLSTPEGDTFAWDEKSTYVRKPPYFDGMTMDPEPVKDIKGARVLALLGDSVTTDHISPAGPIKAGTPAAQYLDSHGVERKDYNSLGSRRGNHEVMIRGTFANIRLKNQLLDDVSGGYTRDFTLEDGPQAFIYDASQNYQAAGIPLVVLGGKEYGSGSSRDWAAKGTSLLGVKAVITESFERIHRSNLIGMGVVPLQFPVGESAASLKLDGTETFDIVGVEKLNEGVTPKTMAVTATKTDGTKVEFDAVVRIDTPGEADYYRNGGILQYVLRNMIRG